Proteins encoded within one genomic window of Cryptosporangium minutisporangium:
- a CDS encoding epoxide hydrolase, with protein MIRPFRVEVSQNQLDELSARLRRANWPSELPGDYGVSGERVRALQRYWLEKFDWRAVEDRLNAYPQFVAEIDGEEIHFLHVRSERPDATALVLTHGWPGSVLEFFELIPKLSDFHLVIPSLPGFGFSGPTRSPGWNRWRIARAWATLMAELGYERFGAVGNDAGALVSPEIGREFPERVIGVHVTQLFAFPSGDPSEFQNLSEADQAALAHLQWFYENKMSFNQLHSQQPQTLAFALADSPVGLLAWNGQLFDESLDDEFVVANVALYWLTGTSGSAMRLYYEDAHAGVTPSGPTTVPTGLAMFEGDFQSVRRFADREHANIVSWNAYSGPGGHYAAHQASDVLAADITRFFAETQS; from the coding sequence ATGATCCGTCCGTTCCGCGTCGAGGTATCGCAGAACCAGCTGGACGAGCTGTCGGCTCGCCTGCGCCGGGCGAACTGGCCGTCGGAGTTGCCGGGCGACTACGGCGTCTCCGGCGAGCGCGTTCGTGCACTCCAGCGGTACTGGCTCGAGAAGTTCGACTGGCGCGCGGTCGAGGACCGGCTGAACGCCTACCCGCAGTTCGTCGCCGAGATCGACGGCGAAGAGATCCACTTCCTGCACGTGCGGTCCGAGCGTCCGGACGCGACCGCGCTGGTGCTCACCCACGGCTGGCCGGGCTCGGTCCTGGAGTTTTTTGAGCTGATCCCGAAGCTGTCCGACTTCCACCTGGTGATCCCGTCGCTGCCCGGCTTCGGCTTCTCCGGCCCGACGCGGAGCCCGGGATGGAACCGGTGGCGGATCGCTCGCGCCTGGGCGACGCTCATGGCCGAGCTGGGGTACGAGCGTTTCGGCGCGGTGGGCAACGACGCCGGCGCGCTGGTCTCGCCGGAGATCGGGCGCGAGTTCCCGGAGCGGGTGATCGGCGTCCACGTGACTCAGCTGTTCGCGTTCCCGTCCGGCGATCCGTCCGAGTTCCAGAACCTCAGCGAGGCCGACCAGGCGGCGCTGGCGCACCTGCAGTGGTTCTACGAGAACAAGATGTCGTTCAACCAGCTGCACAGCCAGCAGCCGCAGACTCTGGCATTCGCGCTGGCCGACTCGCCGGTTGGGTTACTGGCCTGGAACGGGCAGCTGTTCGACGAGTCGCTCGACGACGAGTTCGTGGTCGCGAACGTCGCGCTGTACTGGCTGACCGGGACGTCCGGGTCGGCGATGCGGCTGTACTACGAGGACGCCCATGCCGGCGTGACTCCTTCGGGCCCCACCACGGTGCCGACCGGGCTGGCGATGTTCGAAGGTGACTTCCAGTCGGTGCGGCGGTTCGCCGATCGGGAGCACGCGAACATCGTCAGCTGGAACGCGTACTCCGGGCCGGGCGGTCACTACGCGGCGCACCAGGCGTCGGACGTGCTGGCTGCGGACATCACCCGGTTCTTCGCCGAAACTCAGTCGTAG
- a CDS encoding TetR/AcrR family transcriptional regulator — MSTENLSGRKKQAARNDAVILDAARAVFLDDPKAPIAAVAERAGVGISALYRRYANKEDLLRRLCHDGLRLFIAEAERADEEPDDWQALTTFLAAIVDADVHSLTVHLAGLFVPTPEMGADAQRASELSRHLFERARTANAVRPDAVPDDLGLLLEGCAAIRFPDPDRTRELRRRYLALQLDGLAAHRTALPGPPPEGADFRWRWVQR; from the coding sequence GTGTCCACCGAAAATCTCTCCGGGCGGAAGAAGCAGGCCGCCCGCAACGACGCGGTGATCCTCGACGCCGCTCGCGCCGTCTTCCTCGACGATCCCAAGGCCCCGATCGCAGCGGTCGCCGAGCGGGCCGGCGTCGGCATCAGTGCGCTGTACCGCCGCTACGCGAACAAAGAGGATCTGCTCCGTCGCCTCTGCCACGACGGTCTGCGGCTATTCATCGCCGAGGCCGAGCGCGCCGACGAAGAGCCCGACGACTGGCAGGCATTGACGACGTTCCTCGCGGCGATCGTCGACGCGGACGTCCACTCGCTCACCGTCCACCTCGCCGGGCTGTTCGTCCCGACCCCGGAGATGGGCGCCGACGCACAGCGCGCGAGCGAGCTCTCGCGCCACCTGTTCGAGCGGGCCCGCACGGCGAACGCGGTACGTCCGGACGCGGTGCCGGACGACCTGGGCCTGCTACTGGAGGGGTGCGCCGCGATCCGGTTCCCGGACCCCGACCGCACGCGGGAACTCCGTCGCCGGTACCTCGCGCTCCAACTCGACGGCCTCGCGGCCCACCGCACCGCGCTGCCCGGTCCGCCACCCGAGGGCGCCGATTTTCGCTGGCGCTGGGTTCAGCGGTAG
- a CDS encoding sulfite exporter TauE/SafE family protein gives MTFALLLLAGFGAGLAGTIAGLASLVSYPALLAAGLPPVSANVTNTVALLFNSFGAVLGSRPELHGHWRRALELAGVSTLGGAVGGALLLWTPSDAFEKIVPLLIGLASIAILVRRPGEVRAPEKRPGWPTLLAIFLIGIYGGYFGAAAGVLMLAVLLAIGTGTLARAGAYRNVVLGAANGIAALGFVAFGPVVWSAALPLAVGFFVGGRLGPVVVRHSPADALRAVIAVAGVGLAVYLGLDAYR, from the coding sequence ATGACGTTCGCTCTCCTGTTGCTCGCCGGCTTCGGCGCGGGCTTGGCCGGCACGATCGCCGGGCTCGCGTCGCTGGTCAGCTACCCCGCGCTGCTCGCGGCCGGGCTACCGCCGGTGAGCGCGAACGTCACGAACACGGTCGCGCTGCTGTTCAACAGCTTCGGCGCGGTGCTCGGTTCTCGGCCGGAGTTGCACGGGCATTGGCGGCGTGCGCTGGAACTGGCCGGGGTCAGCACGCTGGGCGGGGCGGTCGGTGGCGCGCTGCTGCTCTGGACCCCGTCGGATGCGTTCGAGAAGATCGTCCCGCTCTTGATCGGGCTGGCATCGATCGCGATTCTGGTCCGTCGCCCCGGGGAGGTGCGGGCGCCGGAGAAGCGGCCGGGCTGGCCGACGCTGCTGGCGATCTTCCTGATCGGGATCTACGGCGGGTACTTCGGCGCGGCCGCGGGCGTGCTCATGCTGGCGGTGCTGCTCGCGATCGGCACCGGCACCCTGGCCCGCGCCGGCGCCTACCGCAACGTGGTGCTCGGGGCCGCGAACGGAATCGCGGCGCTCGGGTTCGTGGCATTCGGCCCAGTGGTCTGGTCAGCGGCGTTGCCGCTGGCCGTGGGGTTTTTCGTCGGCGGCCGGCTCGGCCCCGTCGTGGTGCGGCATTCTCCGGCGGACGCGTTGCGCGCGGTCATCGCAGTGGCCGGTGTCGGGCTCGCCGTCTATCTGGGGCTGGACGCCTACCGCTGA
- a CDS encoding helix-turn-helix domain-containing protein — translation MTENPRRGAPLDVIAASLRRERARARLSLSEVAKQAGIAKSTLSQLESGTGNPSVETLWALSVALDVPFSRLVEPAIPKVQVIRAGEGPTIYSEHAEYIATLLASCPPNARRDIYLISAEPGRARASDPHLPGTVEHVVICTGRALVGLSDDPVELRPGDYVKYPGDVAHVFEALDAETRAVLLSENV, via the coding sequence GTGACCGAGAATCCGCGGCGGGGTGCCCCGCTGGACGTGATCGCGGCCTCGCTACGGCGCGAGCGAGCGCGGGCCCGCCTCTCCCTGAGCGAGGTGGCAAAACAGGCGGGGATCGCGAAGTCGACGCTGTCGCAACTCGAGTCCGGCACCGGCAACCCGTCCGTCGAGACGCTCTGGGCGCTCAGCGTCGCGCTCGACGTACCGTTCTCACGACTCGTCGAGCCCGCGATCCCGAAGGTCCAGGTCATCCGGGCCGGGGAGGGGCCGACGATCTACTCCGAACACGCGGAGTACATCGCGACGCTGCTGGCGTCCTGTCCGCCGAACGCGCGCCGGGACATCTACCTGATCTCTGCCGAGCCGGGGCGCGCGCGGGCGTCGGATCCGCACTTGCCGGGAACGGTGGAGCACGTGGTGATCTGCACCGGAAGGGCCCTGGTCGGGCTGAGCGACGATCCGGTCGAACTGCGGCCCGGTGACTACGTGAAGTACCCCGGGGACGTCGCGCACGTGTTCGAGGCCTTGGATGCGGAGACGCGGGCAGTGCTGCTGTCCGAGAACGTATGA